A segment of the Scophthalmus maximus strain ysfricsl-2021 chromosome 11, ASM2237912v1, whole genome shotgun sequence genome:
TAATCATTGGTTTCTCTGTCACTTAGCTGATCCAGTGCAAAGCAGACACAAATGCAGCCAATGAACATGGGAACACTCCACTGCATTACGCCTGCTTCTGGGGCCAAGACCAAGTGGCTGAGGTTAgtgcgccccctggtggtggtaCAGAAGAGGCTTATCtgctctgtcaaaaaaaaaagggtctctGAAACCACTGTTAACTCATTCTCAGGACCTGCTGACTAATGGGGCACAGGTGAGCATCTGTAACAAATATGGGGAAACGCCCCTGGACAAAGCCAAACCTCACCTACGTGAACTCCTTGGAGGTATCCCATGATTCCCATCTGCTCATTTCAGCTGATTATTCCTCCAGTTTCAGTATCAGGCATTCCTGTTCCTGTTTAATGGCTGTGTTAGAAATAAATCTTGTTTCTCAATCACCCAGAAAAGGCTGAGAAAATGGGACAGAACATGGCTAAAATTCCCTTCAAGGATTCATTCTGGAAAGGCACCACCAGAACTCGACCCCGTGAGTCTCACAGCTTTCCTGTCTAAATAGTGGCGTGAGGCTTAGTTTTTGTTCTAAAATGCattggaaacgatgacgcagccacccgcattcacttcctgattggctctTATCAGTCACTATTCGACGAACAGTGGTGAAGACAAAACGTTGTAAACACTTTAAGCTTTATaactttttgttattgttgtttctcattcgtAGTATTTTTTGTAACTAAGTAACCGAGTGCTGAGTAGACAATCTGCATGCCCAGGGCATGTGATTGGTCAcatgatatatattttcaggTGTATTAGTATGGACTGGGATTAACGGAGAACATTTCTGTTAAATCgtcattttgaaacaaaaacctAGTATTATGGTGCTTCAATTTTACACGTGTTTGTCTCCATCTTGTCTTAGGCAATGGCACTTTGAACAAACATGCAGGCGTTGACTACAAACAGCTTTCTCTTGTTGCTAAAATaaatgagaaccaatcaggagagGTAAGCCATATTCTTGTTTTCACTCTTTCATTGTGCTGAATATTCATGCAGAATTGCTGATGATCAGTTAAAAGTACATGTCATTCACTCCTCAATTTTCTCTATTTCATGTTTGTAGTTGTGGCAAGGGCGCTGGCAAGGGAATGAAATTGTTGTCAAGGTGCTAAAAGTTCGTGACTGGACCACAAGGAAAAGCAGAGACTTTAATGAGGAGTATCCCAAACTCAGGTTATTGTTTTAATCTTGTCTTTTATGAAAACCTCTatgttctgtgtgtctgtggtggtccctcatttgtctgtttgcattgTGTTGAACCAAACTgtctgtattatttcttttgggggggtgtTGCATCTCACTCAAGTCAAGTTGTCTGTTTATGTCAAATCCTCTGTggattttcctcttttttgtctgtatgtttgtctctctcccgTGTTTCCTCCCACTGGGCTCCATCCCAGGATATTTTCCCACCCGAATGTCCTACCCATGTTGGGAGCATGTCAGTCTCCTCCCGCCCCTCaccccatcatcatcacacactgGATGCCTTATGGCTCCCTCTACAACGTGCTGCATGAAGGCACCAGTGAGTACTTCTGTTTTGGTCACAAAGTCTGGACTTGTCACAAGTTTGGTGGTTTGCAGGGATTTGTGATTTATTGCATTTAAGCATTTGTCATTCACTGTTGCCATCCCTTTTCTGTGCAGCAGGAATTTGACTGTCTCGCTGTCATGTGATGAAAGATCCAAGTGGCTGAaaccttttatatttttgttcctcATCCTGCTGTCAGACTTTGTGGTGGACCAGACGCAGGCGGTGAAGTTTTCTCTGGACATAGCTTGTGGAATGGCTTTCTTACACACACTTGAACCCATGATCCCGCGTCATTATCTCAACAGCAAGAGTGTTATGGTAAGAAGAAGTTGTGATTTCAACATTGCTTTCTGGATCAGAATTTATCCATTGTATCGCCCCAGAAAATGTCTGTCACACTTTAAAGTGACGTCTCACTCAGTGTTCCTCGTTTCCACAGATAGATGAAGACATGACAGCCAGGATCAGCATGGCAGACGTCAAGTTCTCCTTCCAGTGTCCAGGCAGGATGTACTCGCCTGCATGGGTAGCCCCTGAGGGTAGGCATCACTCACACAGCACAGATCCAAAGTGACAGCAGAAGCCACACAAGCTCGAGCATGAATGATGGATCCAGGGTTCTCTGGACTGTCTCTGAGCCAAATGTAATCTACAGCAGATTTCCCCTAGAGATACAGTGAAATCcaaacaagatgaaaacaaactgcttataaaacatgaaaataacaaGGAAGCTTTGTTACAGTGAGGTTTAAATTTTACAGAAGAGTGCATTGTGCGTCATGGCTGTGGCTCCATGAAATGAATGTAGACGAGATGTTGCCCTCAGTTACCATAGAAACAGCCTCCATACAGTGTAGGTATAGTGGGTAGTGAGCCGTGAAATTGAAGTGAGACTGTTGATATGGTACAAATGTATAAATCTGGTTTAGGTAAAGAATCGtaataatcttttcttttttaaccttaaATGTAACAGATTGAAAGAGCAATGCGTGTTTAACAATCTAAATTATTGTCTTTCTCAATTAAGTCATACATGTAGTAAAAAAACGACATGTCCATCAtgatttatgtattcatttctttctgtttaaGGTAAATTGCTGTTGTAtggttgccatagcaacatATAGCAGAAGACCCTGTACCCTGCAATGGTCTTCATGGCTACTAAGTGACAAGGAAGTGCATGCTATAAAGAAGTATAACAACAGCTAAGCACTCTTGCTGTCCACAGTTGTTGAGGACAAGCACAGAGAATTATATGACTTCATGAagtgttgtgtattttttcattgtaaGTGCAATATGtaaattaatattcatgatgATGCTTTGTGATGACCACCCATGCAgaactgtgttgtgttgactAAATACTCAGCTGTGCTTGAAAAGACATGCTTTTTGCAGAAAGCAGAAGGAGATGGggtctgttgtgtgtttttccattgtAACCTTCTCTGTTTTCCCTGTGGTGCCCAGCCCTGCAGAAGAAGCCAGAAGACATCAACCGTAGGTCAGCAGACATGTGGAGCTTTGCTATCCTGCTGTGGGAGCTGGTGACCAGAGAGGTTCCCTATGCTGACCTATCCAACATGGAAATTGGCATGAAGGTTGGTAGAGCTATGCATTGACCAgcttaacagaaaaaaagatctgtgaCTGTGTAATATTAACTTTTATTCAATTTCATTGATTCAGGAATACCTGTCTACAAATCTGACCGTATCTAATGTGTGTCTGATTTGAACTTCAGGTTGCCTTGGAGGGTTTGAGGCCCACCATCCCCCCCGGCATCTCTCCCCACATTTGCAAGCTCATGAAGATATGCATGAATGAAGACCCAGCTAAGAGGCCTAAGTTTGACATGATTGTGCCAATTCTGGAAAAAATGCAGgacaagtgaaaaaaatctCTCCTGCCAGCCTGTACCGAACCGATGAATTACTGGATATCTTCCCCCAGATATGACTCTGATATGGTGGTGTGGTGCTTACCAGTATTGCCTTAAACTCTTTTAGTCTAATGTTGCATTCAACGCCACTGTAGCTTGTGCTTCTGAGATGAATCCAGCAGCAATCacttattttatattgtttttgttgtcctttttttttcttcaatgtgaTATCAAGTTTTTACTAGTATCCTCAATTTTGTCACTGATCTGCTGATACTGTTTTCACAGGAGCTTTATATTGACTGTTCATCTTTTAAACTGTAATCATGTGGACTGAATATAATCTTATTTAAGCGACTGAATAACCTGTGGAGGTCAGCATGACTGTCTGCTGCAACGCTTCAGGGGATTTCAAGGCCTTATTTTTATCTGgacttttaaaaagtcatcCTCTAAAGTAACTGCTCCCTTATAATAAAAGTTGAGAAATAACATATTAACCCAAAGCTTGTCTTGTTGGAAAAGGTTcatatttgttgtgtttgcaaCAAACTGTATGCAACTGGCCAAGCATGTCAGCTGTCTGAAGCCAAGCATTTAAATGTGAGattaatgagaaaatgtttATGAATTAGGTGAAGTTGGTCCAGTAACAGGATTGTGCTACTAAGCTTGGCTGTGTCGTGATGTGTAGAGCTCGGCCTGTCTTGAACATTGGTCCCTGTCTGCATCCTGTACAACACTGGCCAGATGTCAGTGTTTATTATTGCAATTATGTCAGGAATATGCCTCCCAAGACTGCAGATTTTGTCATTAACGAGATTATTCAATCATACTATCGTGATCTAGTTATAAATTTTAACCAGTTTTATTATGATTTGAAGTCTGCTAGCTGTCCTAGCACAAAGTATCATCGGCCTAAAGATGTCCTGAAGGGTTGGCCCTCCCCTCAGGACGTATTTTCATGTCAAATACTTAGTGTAGTGTCATAACTAAATACTGCACCCAGACTGTAAATTACCCATGGAAATCGTAGGTACAGgtctccatttgttttgttgtcgaGCATGGGAACTGCCTTACCACCTCATTTTATGGCTACATCAGAAGCTACTGCCAACAGAAGTTGGCTGCCGCATTAAGGGCTGGTATTACCAGCTTGCAAACTGTTctattgttttttctcacttgttttattattttgggCCGCTTGATTACTTCTGAATTTACACCAATCTCATATGGATTATTATATGCTCCATGTATTGTTTCTGTGCCTCCACCAGCTTGCCCGTTTGTGCCGAATCACAGGTTGAAGCCAAAATCAAGAATGACTTAtacaaatgtatgtatttatatatatatataagtatattaaaaaggaaaagtatgTGAAGCttgaatgtgagaaaaaaattatttgggGAGTGCTTTTTGATCTTGTGTTGACTCTTACAACTGTTAAATTAGCAACAGAGAGGGCATAAATGTTTCATAAGAAATGTCAAagaatgtaaaatatttgtgatATGAAATTGGTGATTCTGTAATCACTGAATAATGGCAGAATATAATAACGATAATAGTGGAATAATGAAGAAGCTCATTATGGCCTTAATTTCCCAAAGGGCTGAAAGTATGTaaagtaattttatttttttatagatttgaatattttaaatctgcCGGTTTTCCTTATTCAAACACAAAGTTAATGAGTGAAGAGTTCAGTAAATTCTATTATTTGATTAAGAAGTAAATATTTCAAGACCGTTTATGACGTATTCGTCTAATCAGTGAAATTCAGTGTGTGATTAGTTTCCTACGTTGTATTTATTATACTATGAATTTAAGATACTCTATCACTGAAAGAATTCCAAGAACTAACTGTGGcagcatttatttaatttttcctttgaaaatTGCTAATTACAATCAGTTCCACTTTTTGAAGAACACTTGGCACCGCTTTCTGATGGCCACACTTCACAAAAGCTTTGTGAATGGGAACTAATGGCCTTATTCAATGTTCATAAATAAGTCAACAATGCTTCATACatcattatacattttaaaaatcttctaTGTGAGCCTGTGTGAAGTGGATGGTTGGAAgatgtctctcctctcccggAAGTCTGGCAGTTCCACGCATGTCGACTGAAGTCGTCAGTCGTGAGAAGGTGAACGAGTGTAGCAGCAGATCGAGATGCCCTCCAGCTGTAAACAAGTGGATTGCGTTGTGTTCATTATTTCACCAAGTTGGCCTCCTGCTCTCTGCCTGAGTGGCAGCGGCGGGCTCCGGCCGTGACGTCGATGCGTGACGTCGATGCGTGACGCAGGCTCGCCCTCCATCACCAGCCGAGCCCACTGACAGAACACACCACCTACAGACGAGCACAGCCCTCACGGTTCATGGAAATATGTAGTTAGCTCGCACAGTCGCGCACATTTCGACAACGGCGGTTTTGCGGAGCTGGTGAGTGAACATTTCCTAAGCGTGACTCTGATAAATCACAGTCACCGCACTCGTTTACGATGCGCCCGTTTGGAGCTAGCGTTAGCCTAGCCAAAATGACGACGGTGGTGATGGCGGACGGTGCCCGTTATTTCCAGCTGCGGCGGTGGCATCTGAGAAATATCACTGCGTTTTTAGCTTATAGTCTGCCTGTGGAGATGTATGTTGGTTAACAGCCACCTTATTTAATCTAAAGCGACACGCTGAGCTCGCGTTTGTCTCGACATTTAGCTCAAGACAAAAATGTCGTGATGGCAAATGGAAAGTGAAGCTGCTGAAGTGCGTTTCATATTCGTAGGGAAAAAATCCAAAGGCCAACGTGACTGAGCCAATGGATAACCCGGAATAGACGAATGATAAACAGACTTCAGTCTCCAGGTTGCACTCGTGTCGTTTGCTCTACGGTCAATTTAACTTATATTTTGGCATCTGTTAGTGATTGTTTCTTATTGTTTGTCCCTTCTTATATAATCCATAACCAGCGACGACTGTACACTCTCACAAACCCCGGTGAAAGACCCTCCACCGAATCTCTATTTTGCATGTGCTAGCTTGCATGCTAACAGAATTGCTAATGAATCTCAACCTCTTCCTTCATCAGAGCGGTTTCATGGAAAGCTACCATGGGTGGCCATGACGATGAAGATATGCCATATGCCGTGAATAAACAAAAGCAAGACGATGAGCTAAAGAACAAGCTGAACGACAGCAGCCACTGGTGCGAGCCGGAGTCCACCGGCAATAATGCCAAATGGGTGAAGGAAGGCCGGAACCAGCTGCGGAAAGTAGCCGAGAAccaccaggaccaggaccacaACTGCAATATAAGCCAGAATGGTAACAAGGAAGATTTCCCTCATCAGAACACCACTCAGGAAGAACAACATGGAAATGAGGAGCAGACAAAGTCCCCAAAAGTAACCATGACACCTGGTCTCAGTCAGGAGGAGTCCAAGAACATCCTTAATGAGCCGCTCCTCATCGACACTCTGGAGTCCAccgaagagaaggagagaggagaggatggcaAAGAGAAGGGCAACAAgttggaggaagacgaggagacaTCAGGCGACaccagaggagagaaagtggcaGAAGAACAGAGTAACGTGGAGTCTCAGAGAGAGGGCGGTGTTGTGGGAAGAAATgcctgcctcctcttctccaaCATGAACGGGACACCAAGTGACGAAGAGTCCAGCTGGCCTGCGCTGTCTCAGGATAACACGGCTGACAGCTCTCCGAATGGCAACCGAGGTAAACACTACACAGGGCTGATGTTCAGGCCTCACATTAATGGTGCAGTACAAAATTGCATGTGACTGTAAAAGCAGTTGGGTGGCACAGCTTGCACAGCCATCTCCTCCATATCTTACAGATGGAGAAGGAGTGCTTTCTAAATAACAACATCAAAAGACAGGAATCACATATTGACCACTGAGCAGATAAATTCCAGATTGGATTAAAAGGCAGCAGTTAGCTTCCAAGTCCCCCTGTTATGCATAAGAAGAAGAACTCAATGTGAAGCACCTATATGTGGAGTCTGCTTTATAAACAGATTCTAAGTAAGAATATAGTAAGTGTATTATAACACATTTGCTGATAGGGATACGCATCACAATCAGCTGATGAAATACACTTCTTGATCTGATCTGATACCTAAAGATACAATTACTATTAGAACCTATTACTAATGCGATATGATACGATTCACCCCTGTTGCCATGCAGTCTAATTCCACATGGTTTGATTCAACACAATTCAACATATGATGCAATGCAAGAATATGATGATATGCAATACGGTGTGATACAGATGCTTGGATTTTATCCCTTTGGTTCTTCCTATAGGTGCTAATGATAGTTAGGTTTCTCTGCCCGGGAGCGGGTGGCGGTGGTAATTGCTTGCCAAGATCCTCGGCCTTCATTGTGTTTACAATACATGTGATTATAATATGCCCTCTGAGCAACGCCTTATCTTTAGGGCAGACTGGACGCTACAGTGACTCGAAatcagaaagtgaaaaaaatggcaGGGCAggctagctagttagcatgcTAGTTTCACTAGAAGTGAAGGAGAGATCAAGCTACAAACAAAACGAGTCAACAATGGTGCGCACCTTTAAGCAGACCGGAAATCATGAATTCGCTAACATTTAGCCACTTTTCAAGTCAACAACCATAAATAGATAAACAAATCCTATACATTAACCATGCATGCACATATCTTCAGTGTATTTTAAACAATTTAAGGCAGacagtgtaaatgtaaatatcactAACACCTCAGGAAAACCTACACTTTGCTGTGATTGTCCAACAAAGCTTTTGTGCAATTATCTACAGTGGTTGAGACACACtaaagatattcctttattcgtcctaCAACGGGGAAATTAAATACAATGTGATTTGGGAGAGAAAAGACCAAAAGCTGCAGAAAGGGTTGATTGCCATTTAactgaaatgtttgtg
Coding sequences within it:
- the LOC118299001 gene encoding integrin-linked protein kinase, producing MDDIFTQCREGNAVAVRLWLDNTENDLNQGDDHGFSPLHWACREGRSSVVDMLIMRGARINVMNRGDDTPLHLASSHGHREIVGKLIQCKADTNAANEHGNTPLHYACFWGQDQVAEDLLTNGAQVSICNKYGETPLDKAKPHLRELLGEKAEKMGQNMAKIPFKDSFWKGTTRTRPRNGTLNKHAGVDYKQLSLVAKINENQSGELWQGRWQGNEIVVKVLKVRDWTTRKSRDFNEEYPKLRIFSHPNVLPMLGACQSPPAPHPIIITHWMPYGSLYNVLHEGTNFVVDQTQAVKFSLDIACGMAFLHTLEPMIPRHYLNSKSVMIDEDMTARISMADVKFSFQCPGRMYSPAWVAPEALQKKPEDINRRSADMWSFAILLWELVTREVPYADLSNMEIGMKVALEGLRPTIPPGISPHICKLMKICMNEDPAKRPKFDMIVPILEKMQDK